In one window of Mytilus galloprovincialis chromosome 6, xbMytGall1.hap1.1, whole genome shotgun sequence DNA:
- the LOC143080982 gene encoding E3 ubiquitin-protein ligase MYLIP-like — protein sequence MIFTVVLPNSVVIEIDVDIRANGQECLDQVCQHLGILEYDYFGLQFSGSKGEKIWLNMRNRINQQVSEMRAHRFHLRVKFYIQPHLLLQESSRHLFYIQVKQEILFKTLHVQDETKLVTILALIAQEEFGDHVSNRLHLPGYETFLERICPQSDPDFLKSVASCHSGLRGVSSQNAEYRMLQEASTLEDYGMEKHEVKMDRKLMSVGVGPEGVFIYDNHMELVDRIEYPMIQRIVHDACSCFMSVYTEEMETRRIEVRLRTLRAASCLYRCITEMHSFFRCDTVNSEVSSQTYRDLKGLLASLFNENTTTGQNYVFDVQRTWREAYDSTRRKLMKEAANQSLPPPEKEEMEDSSETHILPKNHECQDVQVLKARLEKIHESFLCSVCMDCDISTAFCPCGHMTCCQNCASRLDECPLCRTNIQNVQPIFLPTTLIQKS from the exons atgatatttacaGTAGTGTTACCGAACAGTGTTGTGATTGAAATCGATGTGGATATTCGAGCGAATGGACAAGAATGCTTAGATCAG gTTTGCCAGCATCTTGGAATCCTTGAATATGACTATTTTGGCTTACAATTTAGTGGCAGTAAAGGAGAAAAAATTTGGCTGAACATGAGGAACCGAATTAATCAGCAAGTGTCTGAAATGAGGGCTCATAGATTTCATCTCCGTGTCAAGTTCTACATACAACCCCATCTTCTGTTACAGGAATCTAGCAG GCATCTGTTCTACATACAAGTGAAACAAGAAATCCTGTTTAAAACACTCCACGTTCAAGACGAGACAAAACTTGTTACAATTCTAGCTTTGATAGCTCAGGAAGAGTTTGGAGATCATGTATCTAATCGTTTACATTTACCTGGATATGAAACTTTCTTAGAGAGGATTTGTCCACAGAGTGATCCAGACTTTCTCAAAAGTGTAGCCAGTTGCCATTCAGGACTACGTGGAGTGTCTTCCCAGAATGCTGAGTACAGGATGTTACAGGAAGCTTCAACATTAGAGGATTATGGGATGGAAAAGCATGAAGTAAAGATGGACAGGAAGCTGATGTCAGTTGGTGTAGGACCAGAAGGAGTGTTTATTTATGACAACCATATGGAACTAGTGGATAG aATTGAGTACCCAATGATCCAGAGGATTGTCCATGATGCCTGTTCTTGTTTCATGTCTGTGTATACTGAAGAGATGGAGACACGTAGGATTGAAGTCCGTCTCAGAACTTTGCGAGCAGCCTCTTGTTTGTATCGATGTATAACAGAGATGCACTCCTTCTTTCGATGTGATACAGTTAACAGTGAAGTGTCGTCCCAAACCTACCGTGATCTCAAAGGACTACTTGCATCTTTATTTAACGAGAACACCACAACTG GTCAGAACTATGTTTTTGATGTTCAAAGAACTTGGCGAGAAGCCTATGATAGCACTAGACGAAAACTAATGAAAGAAGCAGCAAATCAAAGTTTACCTCCCCCTGAAAAGGAAGAAATGGAGGATAGTAGTGAAACACACATTCTTCCCAAAAACCATGAATGTCAGGACGTTCAG GTGTTGAAAGCCAGGTTAGAAAAAATCCACGAATCTTTTCTGTGTAGTGTGTGTATGGACTGTGATATATCAACAGCTTTTTGTCCGTGTGGTCACATGACTTGTTGTCAGAACTGTGCATCCCGGTTAGATGAGTGCCCATTGTGTCGgacaaatattcaaaatgttcagcCTATTTTTTTGCCCACAACGTTAATACAGAAAAGTTGA